The Spartinivicinus poritis genome contains a region encoding:
- the yajC gene encoding preprotein translocase subunit YajC, whose product MSFFINEAFAAPAAGAQGGGMIQIGMLVLMVAVFYFLLIRPQKKRMKEHQQLVENLNKGDEVVTNGGIVGKVTKVSEQFVTLQVSNNVELNFQKQAISAVLPKGTIKAI is encoded by the coding sequence ATGAGTTTTTTTATTAATGAAGCTTTTGCTGCCCCTGCTGCTGGTGCACAAGGTGGTGGAATGATTCAAATTGGTATGCTGGTGTTGATGGTCGCAGTATTTTATTTCTTGCTAATTCGCCCACAGAAAAAGCGTATGAAAGAGCATCAGCAGCTGGTTGAAAACCTGAACAAAGGCGATGAGGTAGTGACTAACGGAGGGATTGTTGGCAAGGTCACAAAGGTATCTGAACAATTTGTCACATTACAGGTTTCTAACAATGTGGAGTTGAATTTTCAGAAGCAGGCCATATCTGCTGTATTACCGAAAGGTACTATCAAAGCAATCTAA